From a region of the Stenotrophomonas sp. BIO128-Bstrain genome:
- a CDS encoding S9 family peptidase, whose protein sequence is MKHVQRLGLLVLLAITGQAGAVDLERYLRRDAFTDIKISPNGDYYAATVPMEDRTALAILRRNGGEVVGSFVPPRNNHANHFDWVSAERVLIGLAEKQGSLDQPRMTGELYAMNANGGRGELLVGYRAQDNGPGTRIQQKKVEAVAAFLADDLPADERNVLVTIWPFNDDPFTRADRMDVTTGRRQTVARSPVRRADFVTDNQGQVRFAHGAGTDNVNKLYYREGSGTTWKLVNDEALNGRIETAIGFSEDGRLAYFNTEMPQGPDAIVSWDPVTEERRLVLRDPVVDVHKYIYRPGTSIPVGALYLGDTPRTRFFDEQGPDARLYRSLEAAFGGDAVFVTSSTRDGRQLMVEAWSGRNPGDFYIFDNVAKKADHVISRSNWIDPAATAEVRPVALKARDGLPLHGYLTVPGKAAAKSLPMVVIPHGGPYGPFDTGGYDAESQMLADAGYAVLQVNFRGSGNYGRAHRSAGARQWGGTMQDDLTDATRWAIREGIADASRICIYGASYGGYAAMMGAAKEPGLYRCAAGYVGVYDLPIMFTSGDIQRRGSGETYLKEWIGERAQLAAVSPVNLADRIKVPVFLAAGGEDERAPIQHTRRMEAALRKAGVPVEALYYPTEGHGFYTDPHRREYYTKLLAFLSNSLGGETASASAQP, encoded by the coding sequence ATGAAGCACGTACAAAGGTTGGGACTGCTGGTATTGCTGGCCATTACGGGCCAGGCCGGCGCGGTGGATCTGGAGCGCTACCTGCGCCGGGATGCCTTCACCGATATCAAGATTTCGCCGAACGGCGACTATTACGCGGCCACCGTGCCGATGGAAGATCGCACCGCCCTGGCGATTCTGCGCAGGAACGGGGGCGAGGTGGTGGGCTCGTTCGTGCCGCCCAGGAACAATCACGCCAATCATTTCGACTGGGTCAGCGCAGAACGTGTGCTGATCGGCCTGGCCGAGAAGCAGGGTTCGCTGGACCAGCCGCGCATGACCGGCGAGCTGTATGCCATGAACGCCAACGGCGGGCGCGGCGAGCTGCTGGTCGGCTACCGCGCGCAGGACAACGGCCCGGGTACCCGCATCCAGCAGAAAAAAGTGGAGGCCGTGGCCGCGTTCCTCGCCGATGATCTGCCCGCGGACGAGCGCAACGTGCTGGTCACGATCTGGCCATTCAACGATGACCCGTTCACCCGTGCCGACCGGATGGATGTCACCACCGGCCGTCGCCAGACGGTGGCGCGCTCGCCCGTACGCCGCGCCGATTTCGTCACCGACAACCAGGGCCAGGTGCGTTTCGCCCATGGCGCGGGAACCGACAACGTCAACAAGCTGTACTACCGGGAAGGGTCGGGCACGACCTGGAAGCTCGTCAACGATGAAGCCTTGAACGGGCGGATCGAAACGGCGATCGGGTTCTCCGAAGATGGTCGGCTGGCGTATTTCAACACCGAGATGCCGCAGGGCCCCGACGCCATCGTGTCCTGGGATCCGGTGACCGAAGAACGCAGGCTCGTGCTGCGTGATCCCGTGGTGGACGTGCACAAATACATCTACCGGCCCGGCACCTCGATCCCGGTGGGCGCGCTCTACCTGGGTGACACGCCACGCACCCGCTTCTTCGACGAACAGGGGCCCGATGCGCGGTTGTATCGCAGCCTGGAAGCGGCGTTCGGGGGCGATGCGGTCTTCGTCACGTCCAGTACCCGCGACGGCCGGCAGCTGATGGTGGAGGCGTGGTCCGGGCGCAACCCGGGCGATTTCTACATCTTCGACAACGTGGCCAAGAAAGCGGACCACGTCATCAGCCGCAGCAACTGGATCGACCCGGCCGCCACCGCAGAGGTACGCCCGGTGGCCCTGAAGGCACGTGACGGGCTGCCGCTGCACGGCTACCTGACCGTGCCCGGCAAGGCCGCTGCCAAGTCGCTTCCGATGGTGGTGATACCGCACGGCGGGCCTTACGGTCCGTTCGATACCGGCGGGTACGACGCGGAAAGCCAGATGCTTGCCGATGCCGGGTACGCTGTCCTGCAGGTCAACTTCCGCGGCTCGGGCAACTACGGGCGCGCCCATCGGTCCGCGGGTGCCCGCCAGTGGGGCGGCACCATGCAGGACGATCTGACCGATGCAACCCGCTGGGCGATCCGGGAGGGCATTGCCGACGCCTCGCGGATCTGCATCTATGGCGCCAGCTATGGCGGTTATGCGGCGATGATGGGGGCGGCGAAGGAGCCAGGGCTGTACCGGTGCGCCGCCGGGTATGTAGGTGTCTACGACCTGCCGATCATGTTCACCAGTGGCGATATCCAGCGCCGCGGCTCGGGCGAGACCTACCTCAAGGAATGGATCGGCGAGCGCGCCCAATTGGCGGCGGTATCGCCGGTGAACCTGGCCGACCGCATCAAGGTGCCGGTGTTCCTCGCCGCCGGTGGCGAAGACGAGCGCGCCCCGATCCAGCACACCAGGCGGATGGAAGCGGCGCTGAGAAAGGCCGGCGTGCCCGTGGAGGCGTTGTACTATCCGACCGAAGGCCACGGTTTCTACACCGATCCGCACCGCCGCGAGTACTACACCAAGCTGCTGGCGTTCCTGTCCAACAGCCTGGGCGGGGAGACTGCCTCGGCGTCCGCGCAGCCTTGA
- a CDS encoding LysE family transporter, translating to MFSIISGGAGLSAWLSGAATGIGLFAVVGAQSAFILRQGILRKHIIPVVATCAAIDGIFIFASVAGLRTLTQALPWLTTVVLWGGVAFLAWYAWQSARRALAGGGGMHVDEGDSTSRRAVLISAVGFSLINPHFWLDMMVIGGIAENFGNARMAFAAGVFTASCLWLTAQGLGARLLAPLFTKPKTWRILDGTIAVILSILALSLAFRGMH from the coding sequence ATGTTTTCGATCATTTCCGGCGGCGCCGGGCTGAGCGCGTGGCTCAGTGGTGCCGCAACCGGCATCGGCCTGTTTGCGGTGGTCGGCGCGCAGAGCGCGTTCATCCTGCGCCAGGGCATCCTGCGCAAGCACATCATTCCGGTGGTGGCGACGTGTGCCGCCATCGATGGCATCTTCATCTTCGCCAGCGTGGCCGGCCTGCGCACGCTGACCCAGGCGCTGCCGTGGCTCACCACCGTGGTGCTGTGGGGCGGCGTCGCCTTCCTGGCCTGGTACGCCTGGCAGTCGGCGCGGCGCGCGCTGGCCGGCGGTGGCGGCATGCACGTGGACGAGGGCGACAGCACCTCGCGCCGCGCGGTGCTGATCTCGGCGGTCGGTTTCTCGCTGATCAATCCGCATTTCTGGCTGGACATGATGGTGATCGGCGGTATCGCCGAGAACTTCGGCAATGCGCGCATGGCCTTCGCCGCCGGCGTGTTCACGGCCAGCTGCCTGTGGCTGACCGCCCAGGGCCTGGGGGCACGCCTGCTGGCGCCACTGTTCACCAAGCCAAAGACCTGGCGCATCCTCGACGGCACCATCGCGGTGATTCTGTCGATCCTGGCGCTCAGCCTCGCGTTCCGCGGCATGCATTGA
- a CDS encoding LysR family transcriptional regulator ArgP yields the protein MRIDHAQLRALAAVIREGSFERAAQSLNVTASAVSQRVKALEDRVGRLLVKRSSPAVATTEGQVLVQLAEQTALLEHDALHRMGIADEDLPHASIPVAVNHDSLETWFPEAALQFARQTGTTLDLRSEDQDHTVALLRQGAVLGAVTTLDEPVQGCQIHALGSIRYAATCTPAFHEQYFAKGVNAQSLAQAPVLVFNRKDDMQARFARRLAGNDLPLTAPTWWIPSTRAFVQANLGGLGWTMNPLPLVKRHLDAGRLVHMKQRAWEDVPLYWQHWKGDVQTMALLTRAVLAASATLVRKKR from the coding sequence ATGCGCATCGACCATGCCCAGCTCCGCGCCCTGGCGGCGGTGATCCGGGAAGGCAGCTTCGAACGGGCCGCGCAGTCGCTCAATGTCACCGCCTCGGCCGTCTCCCAGCGGGTCAAGGCACTGGAGGACCGGGTCGGCCGCCTGCTGGTCAAACGTTCTTCCCCAGCGGTCGCCACCACCGAGGGCCAGGTGCTGGTGCAGCTGGCCGAACAGACCGCCCTGCTCGAGCACGATGCGCTGCACCGCATGGGCATCGCAGATGAGGACCTGCCGCACGCCAGCATCCCCGTGGCGGTGAACCATGACAGCCTGGAGACCTGGTTCCCCGAGGCCGCCCTGCAGTTCGCGCGGCAGACCGGCACCACCCTGGACCTGCGCTCGGAAGACCAGGACCACACCGTGGCCCTGCTGCGCCAGGGGGCCGTGCTGGGCGCGGTGACCACCCTGGACGAGCCGGTGCAGGGCTGCCAGATCCACGCGCTGGGCAGCATCCGCTACGCCGCCACCTGCACCCCGGCCTTCCATGAGCAGTACTTCGCCAAGGGGGTCAATGCACAGTCGCTGGCCCAGGCGCCGGTGTTGGTGTTCAACCGCAAGGACGACATGCAGGCCCGCTTCGCCCGGCGCCTGGCGGGCAACGACCTGCCGCTGACCGCACCGACCTGGTGGATTCCCTCCACCCGCGCGTTCGTGCAGGCGAACCTGGGCGGGCTGGGCTGGACCATGAACCCGCTGCCGCTGGTCAAACGCCACCTGGATGCCGGGCGCCTGGTGCACATGAAGCAGCGCGCGTGGGAAGACGTGCCGCTGTACTGGCAGCACTGGAAAGGCGATGTGCAGACCATGGCGCTGCTGACCCGGGCAGTGCTGGCGGCCTCGGCGACGCTGGTGCGCAAGAAGCGATAA
- the mqo gene encoding malate dehydrogenase (quinone), which yields MKKLAKVVLGLLVLLLLAAALFLYWPLHQRSVPAAGNDKPVDVVLVGGGIMSITLATFLQELQPDWNIQVYERLDGVALESSDGWNNAGTGHSAFAELNYTPELPDGSIETKRAVGIAEQFEISRQFWSHQVREGRLSQPSDFINPTPHMSFVWGDENIAYLHKRQQALVKNPLFYGMQYSEDAAQIKQWAPLLMEGRDPKQKVAATWMPLGTDVNFGVITRQLTAGLQRSPNFSLHLNHEVRALRQNDDKSWNVTVKDLKSDNESTVKSRFVFIGAGGAALKLLQLSGIPESKNYAGFPVGGQFLAFQSPQVAGRHSVKAYGMAETGSPPMSVPHLDARKLDGKPVVLFGPFALYSTKFLKHGSWFDLYSSVNHNNVAGMMGVGLENLDLVKYLMGQARLNDDDRQAELVKYYPNAKREDWTLVTAGQRVQIIKKDPEKGSILQFGTEIVTDQDHTLAALLGASPGASTSPPIMLDLLKKAFPEQMAAGWEARLKEIVPSYGRKLNDSPALTNEIRRLTSDTLKLPYLDVPGETSPAVMLTPPPATQPAEAKRNANEELQAL from the coding sequence ATGAAAAAACTAGCGAAGGTCGTCCTCGGCCTGCTCGTGCTGTTGCTGTTGGCAGCGGCCCTGTTCCTGTACTGGCCGCTGCATCAGCGCTCGGTCCCGGCCGCCGGCAACGACAAGCCGGTCGACGTCGTCCTGGTCGGCGGCGGCATCATGAGCATCACGCTCGCCACGTTCCTGCAGGAGCTGCAACCGGACTGGAACATCCAGGTCTATGAGCGCCTGGACGGGGTTGCCCTGGAAAGTTCGGACGGTTGGAACAACGCCGGCACCGGCCACTCCGCGTTCGCCGAACTGAACTACACCCCGGAACTGCCCGACGGCAGCATCGAGACCAAGCGCGCGGTCGGCATCGCCGAGCAGTTCGAGATCTCACGCCAGTTCTGGTCCCACCAGGTGCGCGAAGGGCGCCTGAGCCAGCCCAGCGATTTCATCAACCCGACCCCGCACATGAGCTTCGTCTGGGGCGATGAGAACATCGCCTACCTGCACAAGCGCCAGCAGGCACTGGTCAAGAACCCGCTGTTCTACGGCATGCAGTATTCCGAGGACGCCGCGCAGATCAAGCAGTGGGCCCCGCTGCTGATGGAAGGCCGCGACCCGAAGCAGAAGGTCGCCGCGACCTGGATGCCGCTGGGTACCGACGTCAACTTCGGCGTGATCACCCGTCAGCTGACCGCTGGCCTGCAGCGCAGCCCGAACTTCAGCCTGCACCTCAACCATGAAGTGCGTGCCCTGCGCCAGAACGACGACAAGAGCTGGAACGTGACCGTCAAGGACCTGAAGTCCGACAACGAGTCCACCGTCAAGTCGCGCTTCGTGTTCATCGGTGCCGGTGGCGCCGCGCTCAAGCTGCTGCAGCTGTCGGGCATCCCGGAATCGAAGAACTACGCCGGCTTCCCGGTCGGTGGCCAGTTCCTGGCCTTCCAGTCGCCGCAGGTGGCCGGCCGCCATTCGGTCAAGGCCTACGGCATGGCCGAAACCGGCTCGCCGCCGATGTCGGTCCCGCATCTGGACGCACGCAAGCTGGATGGCAAGCCGGTCGTGCTGTTCGGGCCGTTCGCGCTGTACAGCACCAAGTTCCTCAAGCACGGCTCGTGGTTCGACCTGTATTCCTCGGTGAACCACAACAACGTGGCCGGGATGATGGGCGTGGGCCTGGAGAACCTGGACCTGGTGAAGTACCTGATGGGTCAGGCACGCCTGAACGATGACGACCGCCAGGCCGAGCTGGTCAAGTACTACCCCAACGCCAAGCGCGAGGACTGGACGCTGGTCACCGCCGGCCAGCGCGTGCAGATCATCAAGAAGGACCCGGAAAAGGGCTCGATCCTGCAGTTCGGCACCGAGATCGTGACCGACCAGGACCACACCCTGGCCGCCCTGCTCGGCGCTTCGCCGGGTGCATCGACGTCGCCGCCGATCATGCTGGACCTGCTCAAGAAGGCCTTCCCCGAGCAGATGGCCGCCGGCTGGGAAGCGCGCCTGAAGGAGATCGTGCCCTCGTATGGGCGCAAGCTCAACGACAGCCCGGCGTTGACCAACGAGATCCGCCGCCTGACCAGCGATACGCTGAAGCTGCCGTACCTGGACGTGCCGGGCGAGACCAGCCCGGCCGTGATGCTGACCCCGCCGCCGGCTACCCAGCCGGCCGAGGCCAAGCGCAACGCCAACGAAGAACTGCAGGCGCTGTAA
- a CDS encoding TonB-dependent siderophore receptor, protein MSLRAHPFRSRRAPLALALLSALSLTAPQAFADALADASSTADAKTLDKVSVVGARAMPSSTTRLPISLQETPQSATSIGLQRLQDESLFSINDVMRNVTGVSVSFYDTQRPLYYARGFPITDFQVDGIPTYSGSTNQEYDTAFYDRVEVIRGANGLLSGAGVPSATVNLLRKRPGKEFDASFAVSAGSWDYQRMEADVTAPLTADGRFRSRVVAAYTDRDLYYDRYHENKMAGMAVLEGDLTDSTTVTVGYQTQDNNPVGSTWGTVPFFNSQGDFAHLPRSTNVAPKWSYWQRETSTAFANLEQRFGENWLLKINTAYTRGNVQNVRVYGSGYPDPATGAGIFLRTAAGDSEDTRRNVDAYLSGTFSLFGREHDLTVGGQWADLEGTTNTIALRYPTDWARCGTERCYYIPDIRTWDGDISEVTYSRTGARRVAKTTQSGFYVATRLRLADPLALIAGARLSRWETLTRAYGTTGAYTGTSGAYKVTDEVTPYVGLVYDITPQVAAYASYTEIFNPQNFKDRNENLLAPVEGSNLEAGIKSQWFDGRLTANAAVFEAKQDNYAVLDTSVPERSLSDGSSAYIGINGTKARGWELDVNGEILPGWTVNAGFTHVKVTRAATDLLYANPAEDLLQLNTQVRLRGALERLSVGAGVQWQSKVQGYNVPYPLGGTVTVNQPAYALVQFNANYRLSDSWTATLSVRNALDKTYWANLDYNNYGEPRFVALSLRWKY, encoded by the coding sequence ATGTCGCTCCGCGCCCACCCGTTCCGCTCCCGCCGTGCCCCGCTGGCCCTGGCCCTGCTTTCCGCCCTTTCGCTGACCGCCCCGCAGGCCTTCGCCGATGCGCTGGCAGACGCCAGCAGCACTGCCGATGCGAAGACCCTGGACAAGGTCAGCGTGGTCGGTGCGCGCGCGATGCCATCCAGCACCACCCGCCTGCCGATCAGCCTGCAGGAAACCCCGCAGTCGGCGACCTCGATCGGGCTCCAGCGCCTGCAGGACGAATCGCTGTTCAGCATCAACGACGTGATGCGCAACGTCACCGGCGTGAGTGTCTCCTTCTACGACACCCAGCGTCCGCTCTATTACGCCCGCGGCTTTCCCATCACTGATTTCCAGGTCGATGGCATCCCCACCTACAGCGGTTCGACCAACCAGGAGTACGACACCGCCTTCTACGATCGCGTCGAAGTGATCCGCGGTGCCAACGGCCTGCTGAGCGGCGCCGGCGTGCCATCGGCGACGGTCAACCTGCTGCGCAAGCGCCCGGGCAAGGAATTCGATGCCTCCTTCGCAGTGAGCGCCGGCAGCTGGGACTACCAGCGCATGGAGGCCGACGTGACCGCGCCGCTGACCGCCGATGGCCGTTTCCGCAGCCGAGTGGTCGCCGCCTACACCGACCGCGATCTGTATTACGACCGCTACCACGAGAACAAGATGGCCGGCATGGCCGTGCTGGAAGGTGACCTGACCGACAGCACCACCGTGACCGTGGGCTACCAGACCCAGGACAACAACCCGGTCGGCTCGACCTGGGGCACCGTGCCGTTCTTCAACAGCCAGGGCGACTTCGCGCACCTGCCGCGCTCGACCAACGTCGCCCCGAAGTGGAGCTACTGGCAGCGCGAGACGAGCACGGCGTTCGCCAACCTGGAGCAGCGTTTCGGCGAGAACTGGCTGCTGAAGATCAACACCGCCTACACCCGGGGCAACGTCCAGAACGTGCGCGTCTACGGCAGCGGCTACCCCGATCCGGCCACCGGCGCGGGCATCTTCCTGCGCACTGCCGCGGGTGATTCGGAAGACACCCGGCGCAACGTCGATGCCTACCTGAGCGGCACGTTCTCGCTGTTCGGCCGCGAACACGACCTGACCGTGGGCGGCCAGTGGGCGGACCTGGAAGGCACCACCAACACCATCGCCCTGCGCTACCCGACCGACTGGGCGCGGTGCGGCACCGAGCGCTGCTACTACATCCCGGACATCCGCACCTGGGATGGCGACATCTCCGAAGTGACCTACTCGCGTACCGGTGCACGCCGGGTCGCCAAGACCACGCAGAGCGGTTTCTACGTGGCCACCCGCCTGCGCCTGGCCGACCCGCTGGCACTGATCGCCGGCGCGCGGCTGAGCCGCTGGGAGACGCTGACCCGCGCCTACGGCACGACCGGGGCCTACACCGGCACCAGCGGCGCCTACAAGGTGACGGACGAAGTCACGCCCTATGTGGGCCTGGTCTACGACATCACCCCGCAGGTCGCGGCGTATGCCAGCTACACCGAGATCTTCAACCCGCAGAACTTCAAGGACCGCAACGAAAACCTGCTGGCGCCGGTGGAGGGCTCGAACCTGGAAGCGGGCATCAAGTCGCAGTGGTTCGACGGCCGCCTGACCGCCAATGCGGCTGTGTTCGAGGCCAAGCAGGACAACTACGCGGTGCTGGACACGAGCGTGCCGGAGCGCTCGCTCAGCGATGGCAGCTCGGCCTACATCGGCATCAACGGCACCAAGGCACGTGGCTGGGAACTGGACGTCAACGGCGAAATCCTGCCGGGCTGGACGGTCAATGCCGGCTTCACCCACGTCAAGGTGACCCGTGCCGCCACTGATCTGTTGTACGCCAACCCGGCCGAGGACCTGCTGCAGCTCAACACCCAGGTGCGGCTGCGCGGCGCGCTCGAACGCCTGAGCGTGGGTGCGGGCGTGCAGTGGCAGAGCAAGGTGCAGGGCTACAACGTGCCTTATCCGCTCGGCGGCACGGTGACGGTGAACCAGCCGGCGTACGCGCTGGTGCAGTTCAACGCCAACTACCGCCTCAGCGACAGCTGGACCGCGACCCTGAGCGTGCGCAACGCGCTGGACAAGACCTACTGGGCCAACCTGGATTACAACAACTACGGCGAGCCGCGTTTCGTCGCGTTGAGCCTGCGCTGGAAATACTGA
- a CDS encoding MFS transporter produces MIIAGLSTVVEWYDFTLYLYLATVLSRVFFGGGENALLATLAGFAVSYLMRPLGALVFGHLGDRFGRRYMLLASMLLMTLAMLATALLPTFESIGATAGVLLLLLRCLMAFSVGGEYTGVVAYLLETAPVQRRGLVTSLASAASEVGALLAVALSALTVALLSTAQLDGWGWRIPFFVGAALAGAILLARSTMHESPEFERQQAEGTVPESPIRDTWRHHKAAIARTFAISALGSITYYVGITYVPAFLGSVGQVSESEALWLSTIAAVAVIVVTPLAGALSDRVGRRPMLIALAALSALLPLTMFSVMAGGSTLAIGLAAVVLACLAGGVSAVAAPATAEQFPGEGRLSGLALGVTMATAFFGGATPLLAEVLVRHTGWSSAPGAMIAGVAVLVLPVMWTLRETRPR; encoded by the coding sequence ATGATCATCGCTGGGCTGTCCACCGTGGTGGAGTGGTACGACTTCACGCTCTATCTGTATCTGGCCACGGTGTTGTCGCGGGTGTTCTTCGGCGGCGGCGAGAACGCGCTGCTGGCCACGCTGGCCGGGTTCGCGGTGTCGTATCTGATGCGCCCCCTGGGCGCGCTGGTGTTCGGCCATCTCGGCGATCGCTTCGGCCGACGCTACATGCTGCTGGCCTCGATGCTGCTGATGACGCTGGCCATGCTTGCTACCGCGCTGCTGCCCACCTTCGAGAGCATCGGCGCCACCGCCGGTGTGCTGTTGTTGCTGTTGCGCTGCCTGATGGCTTTTTCGGTCGGCGGCGAATACACCGGCGTGGTGGCGTACCTGCTGGAAACCGCGCCCGTGCAGCGGCGCGGCCTGGTCACCTCGCTGGCGTCGGCCGCGAGCGAAGTGGGTGCCCTGTTGGCAGTGGCGCTGTCGGCGCTGACGGTGGCGCTGCTGAGCACGGCCCAGCTGGATGGCTGGGGCTGGCGCATTCCTTTCTTTGTCGGCGCGGCGCTGGCCGGCGCGATCCTGCTGGCGCGCTCGACCATGCATGAGTCGCCCGAGTTCGAGCGGCAGCAGGCCGAAGGCACCGTGCCGGAGTCGCCTATCCGCGACACCTGGCGGCACCACAAGGCCGCGATCGCCCGCACCTTCGCGATCTCCGCACTGGGTTCGATCACCTATTACGTCGGCATTACCTATGTGCCCGCATTCCTCGGTTCGGTGGGGCAGGTGAGTGAATCCGAAGCGCTGTGGCTCTCCACGATCGCGGCGGTGGCGGTGATCGTGGTGACGCCGCTGGCCGGCGCGTTGTCGGACCGGGTCGGTCGCAGGCCGATGTTGATCGCGTTGGCCGCCCTGTCGGCGTTGCTGCCGTTGACGATGTTCTCGGTGATGGCCGGTGGCAGCACGCTGGCGATCGGGCTGGCCGCGGTGGTGTTGGCGTGCCTGGCCGGTGGCGTGAGTGCGGTGGCGGCACCGGCGACGGCCGAGCAGTTTCCCGGCGAGGGGCGGCTCAGCGGGCTGGCATTGGGCGTCACCATGGCGACGGCCTTCTTTGGTGGCGCCACGCCGTTGCTGGCCGAAGTGCTGGTGCGCCACACCGGCTGGTCATCGGCCCCAGGCGCGATGATCGCCGGGGTCGCCGTGCTGGTGCTGCCGGTAATGTGGACGCTGCGCGAGACGCGGCCCCGTTAG
- a CDS encoding methyltransferase domain-containing protein: MPGYTTRILTIPVGGHDFRIRALSDLQQFSDPTGRAARAGIHSSLWSLFGQIWPAGRALADTMSHFDVAGKRILELGCGLGLSSLVLAHRGADVVATDHHPLAESFLAYNAGLNNLPAVTYRDLPWEVPDGSLGRFDLIIGSDILYERGHAHQIAAMMLRHAKPDAELLITDPGRGNVGAFSRGMALQGFDVSEELGLFEDEGDAPGHGRLLSYRRGAVRPAALA; encoded by the coding sequence ATGCCGGGCTATACCACCCGCATCCTCACCATTCCGGTCGGCGGTCACGACTTCCGTATCCGTGCGCTCAGCGATCTGCAGCAGTTCTCCGATCCTACCGGCCGCGCCGCGCGTGCCGGCATCCACTCCTCGCTGTGGAGCCTGTTCGGCCAGATCTGGCCGGCCGGCCGCGCGCTGGCCGATACCATGAGCCACTTCGACGTGGCCGGTAAGCGCATCCTGGAACTGGGCTGCGGGCTGGGCCTGTCCAGCCTGGTGCTGGCACATCGGGGCGCGGATGTCGTCGCGACGGATCACCATCCGTTGGCCGAATCCTTCCTGGCCTACAACGCAGGGCTCAACAACCTGCCGGCGGTGACCTACCGCGACCTGCCCTGGGAAGTTCCGGATGGCTCGCTGGGCCGCTTCGACCTGATCATCGGCAGTGACATCCTTTACGAACGCGGCCACGCCCACCAGATCGCCGCGATGATGCTGCGGCATGCCAAGCCCGATGCCGAACTGCTGATCACCGATCCCGGACGTGGCAACGTCGGCGCGTTTTCGCGCGGCATGGCCCTGCAGGGCTTCGATGTGAGCGAGGAACTGGGCCTGTTCGAGGATGAGGGCGATGCGCCAGGCCACGGGCGGCTGCTGAGTTATCGGCGGGGCGCCGTCCGCCCGGCGGCCCTCGCCTGA
- a CDS encoding DNA-formamidopyrimidine glycosylase family protein, producing the protein MPEGPSIVILREAAAKFHGKTVRLATGNSSLDLTRMEGRRVVALRSWGKHFLIEFRGFSLRVHMLMFGSYRIDERKPSPPRVSLQFDNGELNIYASSVKYIEGALEDTYDWRGDVMDPSWDPRLARRKLKEHPDTLICDALLDQDIFAGVGNIIKNEVLFRTRVHPESTVGALPSRKLGEVIKQARQYSFDFLDWKRQFVLRQHWLVHTKRTCPHCGGPLSKTYPGTTRRRTFFCPVCQLRYGTAPAVRKAAGKAVRKVAKGTPGKAPRRSARATRMA; encoded by the coding sequence ATGCCTGAAGGTCCTTCCATCGTCATCCTGCGCGAGGCGGCGGCGAAGTTCCATGGCAAGACCGTGCGCCTGGCGACCGGCAACAGTTCACTCGACCTGACCCGCATGGAAGGCCGTCGCGTGGTCGCCCTGCGCAGCTGGGGCAAGCATTTCCTGATCGAGTTCCGAGGCTTCAGCCTGCGCGTACACATGCTGATGTTCGGCAGCTACCGCATCGATGAGCGCAAGCCTTCCCCGCCGCGGGTATCGCTGCAGTTCGACAACGGCGAGCTCAACATCTATGCCTCGTCGGTGAAGTACATCGAAGGCGCGCTCGAGGACACCTACGACTGGCGCGGCGACGTGATGGATCCCTCGTGGGATCCCAGACTGGCGCGCAGGAAACTGAAGGAACACCCGGACACCTTGATCTGCGACGCGCTGCTGGACCAGGACATCTTTGCCGGCGTGGGCAACATCATCAAGAACGAGGTGCTGTTCCGCACGCGCGTGCATCCTGAATCCACGGTCGGCGCGCTGCCATCGCGCAAGCTGGGCGAGGTCATCAAACAGGCGCGGCAATACAGCTTCGATTTCCTGGACTGGAAGCGGCAGTTCGTCCTGCGCCAGCACTGGTTGGTGCATACCAAGCGCACCTGCCCCCACTGCGGTGGCCCACTCAGCAAGACCTACCCGGGGACGACCCGGCGGCGGACGTTTTTCTGCCCGGTCTGCCAGCTGCGCTACGGTACGGCGCCGGCCGTACGCAAGGCCGCAGGCAAGGCAGTCCGCAAGGTCGCAAAGGGCACCCCTGGAAAGGCCCCAAGGCGTTCAGCCAGGGCCACGCGCATGGCGTAG